One region of Vibrio pelagius genomic DNA includes:
- a CDS encoding YfbU family protein, protein MEMTNAQRLILSNQYYLMSQMDPENSAKYQRLQTIVERGYELQMRELNKEFGCLTEAECREIIDIMEMYHAMQESNKMLADEERKEVDQRRLQFLGFDIASEAQIVHYVRFLVDSEGLYPQFDKADHHFNSQMPMLDKYRRMLTTWRNCPRQYHLCATELSQIFNA, encoded by the coding sequence ATGGAAATGACCAATGCTCAGCGTCTAATTCTATCAAATCAATACTACCTAATGTCTCAAATGGATCCTGAGAACTCAGCTAAATACCAACGTCTACAAACGATTGTAGAGCGTGGTTACGAACTACAGATGCGTGAACTGAACAAAGAGTTTGGTTGCCTAACAGAAGCAGAGTGTCGTGAAATTATCGACATCATGGAGATGTACCACGCGATGCAAGAATCAAACAAAATGCTGGCAGATGAAGAGCGCAAAGAAGTGGATCAACGTCGTCTACAGTTCCTAGGTTTTGATATTGCATCTGAAGCACAAATCGTACATTACGTGCGCTTCCTGGTTGACTCAGAAGGTCTTTACCCGCAGTTTGATAAAGCGGATCACCACTTCAACAGCCAGATGCCGATGCTTGATAAGTACCGCCGCATGCTGACGACATGGCGCAACTGTCCTCGCCAATACCACCTATGTGCGACAGAGCTATCTCAAATCTTCAACGCATAA
- the pflA gene encoding pyruvate formate lyase 1-activating protein has protein sequence MSTTGRIHSFESCGTVDGPGIRFIVFLQGCLMRCMYCHNRDTWDTHDGKEVTVEEIINEAKSYRHFMKASGGGVTCSGGEAMLQPEFVRDFFLAAKAEGIHTCLDTNGYIRKHTEVIDEVLDAADLVMLDLKHMRDEIHQDFIGVSNKRTLDFARYLHKIGKTTWIRYVVVPGYTDNPEDARLLGEFIKDMDNIEKVELLPYHKLGAHKWEALGIEYPLEGVNPPSKETMDEIVSILSEYHSNVKY, from the coding sequence ATGTCTACAACTGGTCGCATTCACTCATTCGAATCTTGTGGTACGGTCGACGGCCCGGGAATCCGCTTTATTGTGTTTCTACAGGGCTGTTTAATGCGCTGTATGTATTGCCATAACCGTGATACTTGGGACACGCATGATGGCAAAGAAGTTACCGTTGAGGAGATCATCAACGAAGCAAAATCGTATCGTCATTTTATGAAAGCCTCCGGTGGTGGTGTGACATGTTCAGGCGGCGAAGCCATGCTTCAACCTGAGTTTGTACGCGACTTCTTCCTAGCGGCGAAAGCGGAAGGTATCCACACTTGTCTCGACACTAATGGCTATATCCGTAAGCACACCGAAGTGATTGATGAAGTTCTCGATGCAGCAGATTTAGTGATGCTCGATCTCAAACATATGCGCGATGAAATTCACCAAGATTTCATTGGTGTCTCTAACAAGCGCACTCTGGATTTCGCACGCTACCTGCATAAAATCGGCAAGACGACTTGGATTCGTTACGTTGTGGTGCCTGGTTACACAGACAACCCTGAAGATGCTCGCCTGTTAGGTGAATTCATTAAAGACATGGACAACATCGAAAAGGTTGAGCTACTGCCGTACCACAAACTTGGCGCGCACAAGTGGGAAGCTCTAGGCATTGAATACCCTCTAGAAGGCGTGAACCCACCAAGCAAAGAGACGATGGATGAGATCGTATCAATACTGAGTGAGTACCACTCAAACGTAAAATACTAA
- a CDS encoding lipid A deacylase LpxR family protein, protein MKLVRCLPLLLLSFSSIASERSTVTFALDNDGIFGVDQDYTNGLFLSYTSSGITPYSWAKPLSLSAWGASSLDKWEITIGHKMYTPSDIEVTEPLANDRPYAGFLHSEFNYISLHPQQAQRFNLTLGTTGESALSEQAQKLVHSITKSDEPNGWEFQVDDKFVGSVGYLSHFNMMRARSIANTDFEVSNVSEINVGNFRSDVSTGFMLRWGTDLGGNFGAATITSENPFRPGMIGASNRGWFTYAGIEGRYRFNDITIEGDRSGVEKYALENGENPAIYDVTLENIQATAVAGVAWYNQHVGAALSLTVKTPDYKEAQESIYTTGGVTFFAFF, encoded by the coding sequence ATGAAGCTTGTCCGTTGTTTACCTCTACTTCTATTGTCTTTTTCATCGATTGCCTCAGAACGTTCTACCGTTACTTTCGCTCTCGATAACGACGGCATTTTTGGCGTTGACCAAGACTATACAAACGGCTTGTTTTTAAGCTACACCTCATCGGGAATCACCCCCTACAGCTGGGCCAAACCATTAAGCCTTTCGGCTTGGGGCGCTAGCTCGCTTGATAAATGGGAAATCACCATCGGTCACAAGATGTACACTCCATCGGATATTGAGGTAACAGAGCCGCTGGCTAATGATCGCCCGTATGCTGGTTTTCTCCACTCGGAATTTAATTACATCAGTCTTCATCCACAACAGGCTCAACGATTCAACCTCACTCTGGGTACAACAGGTGAAAGTGCACTTTCGGAACAAGCGCAAAAACTCGTGCACTCCATTACCAAGTCTGACGAACCAAACGGTTGGGAATTTCAAGTTGATGATAAATTCGTCGGCAGTGTTGGTTACCTCAGCCACTTCAATATGATGCGTGCTCGCTCTATTGCAAACACCGATTTCGAAGTATCTAACGTATCGGAAATCAACGTAGGTAACTTTAGAAGCGATGTTTCAACAGGTTTTATGCTGCGCTGGGGTACTGACCTGGGTGGAAACTTTGGTGCCGCCACCATCACTTCAGAAAACCCATTCCGCCCCGGGATGATTGGGGCTTCTAACAGAGGTTGGTTTACCTATGCAGGTATTGAAGGTCGCTACCGCTTCAATGACATTACGATTGAAGGAGACCGCTCCGGTGTTGAAAAATATGCGCTTGAAAATGGCGAGAACCCAGCCATCTATGATGTGACCCTAGAAAATATTCAAGCGACTGCGGTAGCGGGTGTTGCTTGGTACAATCAACATGTGGGTGCAGCACTGTCATTAACCGTGAAAACGCCTGATTACAAAGAGGCTCAAGAGTCCATTTATACAACCGGCGGTGTAACTTTCTTTGCGTTCTTTTAG
- the pflB gene encoding formate C-acetyltransferase: MAEQFAKAWEGFAAGEWQNEVNVRDFIQKNYAPYEGDESFLVSEGTEATNKLWASVMEGIKQENATKAPVEFDTSVISTITSHDAGYIEKDLETIVGLQTEKPLKRAIIPNGGIRMVEGSCKAYGETLDPAISKIYSEYRKTHNAGVFDIYTPDILKCRKSGVLTGLPDAYGRGRIIGDYRRVALYGIDFLMKDKQAQFASLQEQFESGENLAETMQLREEISEQHRALGQIKEMAAKYGFDISEPAQTAQEAIQWTYFGYLAAVKSQNGAAMSLGRTSTFLDIFIERDIAAGKITEVEAQEMIDHFVMKLRMVRFLRTPEYDELFSGDPIWATESMGGMGMDGRTLVTRTNFRFLNSLYTMGPSPEPNITVLWSEQLPDGFKRFCAKVSIDTSSIQYENDDLMRPDLESDDYAIACCVSPMIVGKQMQFFGARANLAKTMLYAINGGVDEKLKLQVGPVSDKITDEVLNYDDVMGRLDTFMDWLAKQYVTALNSIHYMHDKYSYEASLMALHDRDVRRTMACGIAGLSVAADSLSAIKFAKVKPIRDEDGIAIDFEIEGDYPKYGNNDARVDDIACELVSTFMNKIRKLKTYRNSIPTQSVLTITSNVVYGKKTGNTPDGRRAGAPFAPGANPMHGRDEKGAVASLTSVGKLPFADAQDGISYTFSIVPNALGKDVEGQKANLAGLMDGYFHHEAGIEGGQHLNVNVLNRDTLEDAVKHPEKYPQLTIRVSGYAVRFNSLTAEQQADVIARTFTESL, from the coding sequence ATGGCAGAGCAATTTGCTAAAGCTTGGGAAGGTTTTGCTGCAGGTGAGTGGCAAAATGAAGTAAACGTTCGTGATTTCATTCAAAAGAACTACGCGCCGTATGAAGGCGACGAATCTTTCCTAGTTTCTGAAGGTACTGAGGCAACTAACAAGCTTTGGGCTTCGGTAATGGAAGGTATCAAACAGGAAAACGCAACTAAGGCACCTGTAGAATTCGATACTTCTGTTATCTCTACCATCACTTCTCACGATGCTGGTTACATTGAGAAAGACCTAGAAACCATCGTTGGTCTTCAAACTGAGAAGCCACTTAAGCGTGCTATCATCCCTAACGGCGGTATCCGCATGGTTGAGGGTTCTTGTAAAGCATACGGTGAGACTCTTGATCCAGCTATTTCAAAAATCTACTCTGAATACCGTAAAACACACAACGCAGGTGTTTTCGATATCTACACGCCTGACATCCTAAAATGTCGTAAGTCTGGTGTTCTAACTGGTCTTCCAGATGCATACGGTCGTGGTCGTATCATCGGTGACTACCGTCGTGTAGCTCTATACGGTATCGACTTCCTAATGAAAGACAAGCAAGCTCAGTTTGCTTCTCTTCAAGAGCAATTCGAAAGCGGCGAAAACCTAGCTGAAACAATGCAACTTCGCGAAGAGATCTCTGAGCAACACCGCGCTCTAGGTCAAATCAAAGAGATGGCTGCTAAATACGGCTTCGATATCTCTGAGCCAGCTCAAACAGCTCAAGAAGCTATCCAGTGGACATACTTCGGCTACCTAGCGGCTGTTAAGTCTCAAAACGGTGCTGCAATGTCTCTAGGTCGTACTTCGACTTTCCTAGACATCTTCATCGAGCGTGATATCGCTGCAGGCAAGATCACTGAAGTTGAAGCTCAAGAGATGATCGACCACTTCGTAATGAAACTACGTATGGTTCGTTTCCTACGTACTCCTGAGTACGATGAGCTATTCTCTGGTGACCCAATCTGGGCTACTGAGTCTATGGGTGGTATGGGTATGGACGGCCGTACGCTAGTAACACGTACTAACTTCCGTTTCCTAAACTCGCTATACACAATGGGTCCTTCTCCAGAGCCAAACATCACTGTTCTTTGGTCTGAGCAACTACCTGACGGCTTCAAGCGTTTCTGTGCGAAGGTATCTATCGATACTTCTTCTATCCAGTACGAAAATGATGACCTAATGCGTCCTGACCTAGAGTCTGATGATTACGCTATCGCTTGTTGTGTATCTCCAATGATCGTTGGTAAGCAAATGCAGTTCTTCGGTGCTCGTGCTAACCTTGCGAAAACAATGCTTTACGCAATCAACGGCGGTGTAGATGAGAAGCTTAAACTTCAAGTAGGTCCTGTTTCTGACAAGATCACTGACGAAGTTCTTAACTACGATGACGTAATGGGTCGCCTAGACACATTCATGGACTGGCTAGCTAAGCAGTACGTGACTGCACTAAACAGCATCCACTACATGCACGACAAGTACAGCTACGAAGCGTCTCTAATGGCTCTTCACGACCGTGACGTTCGTCGTACTATGGCTTGTGGTATCGCAGGTCTATCTGTTGCGGCTGACTCTCTATCTGCAATTAAGTTTGCTAAAGTTAAGCCAATCCGCGACGAAGACGGCATTGCTATCGATTTCGAAATCGAAGGCGATTACCCTAAATACGGTAACAACGACGCTCGTGTAGATGATATCGCTTGTGAACTCGTTTCTACGTTCATGAACAAGATCCGTAAGCTTAAGACTTACCGTAACTCTATCCCTACACAGTCAGTGCTTACTATCACGTCTAACGTTGTATACGGTAAGAAGACTGGTAACACTCCAGACGGTCGTCGTGCTGGTGCTCCTTTCGCTCCTGGTGCTAACCCAATGCACGGTCGTGATGAGAAAGGTGCTGTAGCGTCACTAACGTCTGTAGGTAAACTACCGTTTGCTGATGCACAAGATGGTATCTCTTACACGTTCTCTATCGTACCTAACGCTCTTGGTAAAGACGTTGAAGGTCAGAAAGCGAACCTTGCAGGCCTAATGGATGGTTACTTCCACCACGAAGCTGGCATTGAAGGTGGTCAACACCTTAACGTGAACGTTCTTAACCGCGATACGCTAGAAGACGCAGTTAAGCACCCTGAGAAATACCCTCAGCTAACAATCCGTGTATCGGGTTACGCTGTTCGCTTCAACTCTCTAACTGCAGAGCAACAAGCTGACGTAATCGCACGTACATTTACTGAGTCTCTATAA
- a CDS encoding DUF3360 family protein produces the protein MSDVVNNANSEVEEKSYQELHRPASEFESRSDYLDHELQIMKPRRFGLNLPGRDFRFELEDLVPALAGTIGIIAMYSAVMMSWAEGLTQAWDHVNLGKDFAIEVARVEMLIPALLFCILASGFFNPKANLAGNHGPMIPLIGTIALAGAHPLALAILIGVFGLILSLLKGGSKLVNLTSEGTAGGLLIFLGLTGTMSQINSIQAWAVGLESDTVAAGSMGYIGLVVLAVTIGLYAFLAKVNKRWLAIPVCAFTGLAIALVLGAGFDIKFVTETGLPNLNPVYWWGSTEEGWMLGLPNLEHFIASLPFAILAVAMWSPDFLGHRIFQELNYPKKSEKVLMDVDDTMTMCSVRQMVGTAVGGGNITSSWGTYMIPAAIAKRPIPGGAILLGSLCIIVAILGFPMDVAVWPPVMRVALLVGVSLPLLEAGMQMVKDSKDSQAAGICIFGSAVVNPVLAWALTMLLDNNGLIGDKERPKRLSFVDKIVIPVSVLVICLVAMLAVGMLEGQYGIKAWL, from the coding sequence ATGTCAGACGTTGTCAACAATGCGAACTCTGAAGTAGAAGAAAAGAGCTATCAAGAGCTACACCGCCCTGCTTCTGAATTCGAAAGCCGCTCCGACTATCTAGATCACGAGCTGCAAATCATGAAGCCTCGCCGCTTCGGCCTTAACCTTCCTGGTCGAGACTTCCGTTTTGAGCTTGAAGACCTTGTGCCGGCACTTGCTGGTACTATCGGCATCATCGCGATGTACTCTGCGGTTATGATGTCTTGGGCTGAAGGTCTGACGCAAGCTTGGGATCACGTGAACCTAGGTAAAGACTTCGCTATCGAAGTTGCTCGTGTAGAGATGCTTATTCCAGCACTGCTCTTCTGTATTCTTGCCTCTGGTTTCTTCAACCCGAAAGCAAACCTTGCCGGTAACCACGGCCCAATGATCCCACTTATCGGTACCATCGCTCTTGCAGGTGCTCACCCTCTTGCATTGGCTATCCTTATTGGTGTGTTTGGTTTAATCCTGAGTCTGCTCAAAGGTGGCTCTAAACTGGTTAACCTCACTTCCGAAGGTACTGCTGGCGGCTTACTTATTTTCCTTGGTCTAACGGGAACGATGAGTCAGATCAACTCGATCCAAGCGTGGGCTGTGGGCCTTGAGTCTGACACGGTTGCTGCTGGTAGCATGGGTTATATCGGACTTGTTGTACTTGCGGTTACCATCGGCTTATATGCTTTCCTTGCTAAAGTGAACAAGCGTTGGTTAGCGATTCCTGTCTGTGCTTTCACTGGTCTAGCGATTGCGCTAGTACTTGGTGCGGGATTCGACATTAAATTCGTGACGGAAACCGGTCTTCCAAACCTAAACCCAGTTTACTGGTGGGGTTCTACTGAAGAAGGTTGGATGCTGGGTCTTCCAAACTTGGAACACTTCATTGCATCTCTACCATTCGCAATCCTTGCAGTAGCAATGTGGTCACCAGATTTCCTAGGTCACCGTATCTTCCAAGAGCTGAACTACCCTAAAAAATCTGAAAAAGTACTCATGGATGTGGATGACACAATGACAATGTGTTCAGTTCGTCAAATGGTTGGTACAGCAGTAGGTGGTGGTAACATCACTTCATCTTGGGGTACTTACATGATCCCAGCTGCGATCGCTAAACGTCCTATTCCGGGCGGTGCAATCCTACTTGGTTCTCTATGTATCATCGTTGCGATTCTTGGCTTCCCAATGGACGTTGCAGTATGGCCTCCAGTGATGCGTGTTGCGCTTCTAGTTGGTGTATCTCTTCCTCTACTTGAAGCTGGTATGCAGATGGTTAAAGACAGCAAAGACTCACAAGCAGCGGGTATCTGTATCTTCGGTTCGGCGGTAGTTAACCCAGTACTAGCTTGGGCTCTAACTATGCTGCTAGATAATAACGGTCTGATTGGTGACAAAGAGCGTCCTAAGCGTCTATCTTTTGTAGACAAGATTGTTATTCCAGTAAGCGTTCTTGTTATCTGTCTTGTTGCAATGCTTGCAGTAGGTATGCTTGAAGGTCAATATGGCATTAAAGCTTGGCTATAA
- a CDS encoding flagellar sheath protein A, translated as MKKTQILPLAAIISGLLVGCGGGGGGGGGGGPVQTKYQFTFVTPVVVDATNVGSCTIYREFDDNGTPKVLTYHSIGSALDDRIVGSYSDTNGNIDGSLIEASNGVVEMVLENVPDGGAFTLQEANGTIINAITFSRDALEADQELKSAYLSVEQSVANTQCISNSGSNDQEVTLSELRYLNASDSVGNPNVTYYFDSQIETQTSTNPQLTGANVLKSVSPEKTMVSQYRTADRSELFQYGFDSWPDNQMIFAGTSSTPDVSSSLINFTDISIDVVFGGFNYDLVDINRSASFYHPTNLSNGDVWTFGVEGTINTANWSAEYGASVSENWDLVVDDTSLFTLSNTNDSKPTMGAQQIDLSTSLGLGSETGFQRVSFQQGATNGSTPYVMRHTIYSNIDSAVQVPTIDMSSVPSAIADDLLVSQNSSVSQSYLFTKEESSILLHEFVMDFRNGSGVDTSQDVMGMLFTSKEVRDNQIKRSQQETLKLSRDDT; from the coding sequence ATGAAAAAGACCCAAATCTTGCCGCTAGCGGCAATTATCTCAGGACTACTTGTTGGCTGTGGCGGCGGAGGCGGCGGCGGCGGTGGTGGCGGCCCTGTACAAACTAAGTATCAATTTACTTTTGTAACACCGGTTGTGGTTGATGCTACCAATGTAGGCAGCTGTACTATTTATAGGGAGTTTGATGACAATGGAACGCCGAAGGTTCTTACATATCATAGTATAGGTAGTGCTTTGGACGATCGTATCGTTGGCTCGTACTCTGATACAAACGGCAACATAGATGGTAGCTTGATTGAAGCATCAAATGGTGTTGTGGAAATGGTTTTAGAAAATGTTCCCGACGGAGGCGCGTTTACCTTACAAGAAGCTAATGGAACCATTATCAATGCTATTACCTTTAGCCGTGATGCGCTAGAAGCTGACCAAGAGCTTAAGTCTGCTTACCTTTCAGTTGAACAGTCTGTGGCAAACACCCAATGTATTTCTAATTCAGGATCAAATGACCAAGAAGTTACTTTATCTGAGTTACGATACTTAAACGCTAGTGATAGCGTGGGTAACCCTAACGTTACTTACTATTTTGATTCACAGATAGAGACGCAAACCAGCACAAACCCTCAGTTAACCGGAGCTAATGTACTTAAGTCTGTTTCTCCTGAGAAAACTATGGTTTCACAGTATCGTACCGCAGATAGAAGCGAGTTGTTCCAGTATGGCTTTGATTCTTGGCCTGATAATCAAATGATATTTGCAGGCACATCGAGCACGCCTGATGTTTCAAGCAGCCTTATTAATTTCACTGACATTTCCATTGACGTTGTGTTTGGTGGGTTTAATTATGATTTAGTTGACATTAATCGTAGCGCGTCATTCTATCACCCAACTAATTTAAGTAATGGCGATGTATGGACCTTTGGCGTAGAAGGTACAATCAATACAGCAAACTGGTCTGCAGAGTATGGTGCATCGGTATCAGAAAATTGGGATCTTGTTGTAGATGACACCTCTTTGTTCACGCTTTCAAATACTAATGACTCAAAACCTACAATGGGCGCTCAGCAAATTGACTTAAGTACAAGTTTAGGCTTGGGGTCGGAGACTGGTTTTCAGCGAGTTAGTTTTCAACAAGGAGCGACGAATGGCTCTACTCCATATGTAATGAGGCACACGATTTACTCAAATATAGACTCTGCGGTACAAGTACCTACGATTGACATGTCGAGTGTACCATCTGCAATAGCCGACGATTTATTGGTATCGCAAAATTCTAGTGTTTCTCAATCTTATTTATTCACCAAAGAAGAGTCTTCAATTCTGCTACACGAATTTGTAATGGACTTCCGTAACGGCTCTGGCGTTGACACCTCTCAAGATGTCATGGGTATGCTCTTTACTTCAAAAGAAGTAAGAGATAACCAAATAAAACGCTCTCAGCAAGAAACGTTGAAGTTAAGTCGTGATGATACCTAG
- a CDS encoding ABC transporter ATP-binding protein: MKDVPALDIKDLHKTFGQNEVLKGISLSAHKGDVVSIIGSSGSGKSTFLRCINLLETPTAGEIWVNGELIQMKNNRLGESVPANEKQVQRIRSRLAMVFQGFNLWSHLTVLENVIEAPVHVLGVPKAQAIENAEMLLKKVGLYERKDYYPGHLSGGQQQRAAIARALAVDPEVMLFDEPTSALDPELVGEVLGVMRDLAEEGRTMLVVTHEMAFARDVSNHVMFLHQGLVEEQGDPAKLFTNPESERLQQFISSIY, encoded by the coding sequence ATGAAAGATGTACCAGCGCTGGATATAAAGGACTTACACAAAACGTTTGGTCAAAATGAAGTTTTAAAAGGAATTTCGCTTTCTGCACACAAAGGGGACGTGGTTTCAATCATCGGTTCCTCTGGCTCTGGCAAGAGTACCTTTCTTCGCTGTATCAACCTTCTAGAAACACCAACCGCCGGTGAAATTTGGGTAAACGGTGAACTTATCCAAATGAAGAACAACCGCCTTGGTGAATCCGTTCCTGCCAATGAAAAACAAGTTCAGCGAATCCGTTCTCGCTTGGCGATGGTTTTTCAAGGCTTCAATCTGTGGTCTCACTTAACAGTTCTTGAGAATGTTATTGAAGCACCTGTACACGTACTGGGTGTACCTAAAGCACAAGCGATTGAAAACGCGGAGATGCTGCTTAAGAAAGTGGGACTGTACGAGCGTAAAGATTACTACCCTGGTCACCTTTCTGGTGGTCAACAACAGCGTGCCGCTATCGCGAGAGCACTGGCTGTTGATCCTGAAGTAATGCTTTTTGATGAACCAACATCGGCACTTGACCCTGAGCTTGTGGGTGAAGTACTGGGTGTTATGCGTGATTTGGCTGAAGAAGGTCGAACCATGCTGGTGGTGACGCACGAAATGGCGTTTGCGCGTGATGTTTCTAATCATGTGATGTTTCTGCACCAAGGTCTAGTGGAAGAGCAGGGCGATCCAGCTAAACTCTTTACTAATCCTGAGTCTGAACGCTTACAACAGTTTATCTCATCAATTTATTAA
- a CDS encoding ABC transporter substrate-binding protein: MKKWLLVAALAATAATGVAQAKEWKTVRFGIEGAYPPFSWTEADGSLKGFDVDMANALCTEMQVKCKIVAQDWDGIIPSLLARKYDAIIAAMSITEERKKKVDFTGKYALIPNKFIAKKGAGLNFDDLSGQKIAVQRATTHDKYLTDNYGDTVEIVRYGSFDEAYLDLANGRVAAVLGDASALEEGVLNKAGGEAYEFVGPSLTDPKWFGDGFGIAVRKQDKDLTKKIDEAIISLREKGIYQDIAAKYFNYDVYGQ; encoded by the coding sequence ATGAAAAAGTGGTTACTGGTAGCAGCACTTGCTGCAACTGCAGCAACTGGCGTAGCTCAAGCAAAAGAGTGGAAAACAGTTCGTTTTGGTATTGAAGGTGCTTACCCTCCATTTAGCTGGACTGAAGCTGACGGCTCTTTAAAAGGCTTTGACGTGGACATGGCAAACGCGCTTTGTACTGAGATGCAAGTGAAATGTAAGATCGTCGCTCAAGACTGGGATGGTATTATTCCTTCTCTACTTGCTCGTAAATATGATGCGATCATTGCGGCAATGTCTATCACTGAAGAGCGTAAGAAGAAAGTAGATTTCACAGGTAAATACGCTCTGATTCCAAACAAATTCATCGCGAAAAAAGGCGCTGGTCTTAACTTTGACGATCTAAGCGGTCAAAAAATTGCGGTACAACGTGCAACGACGCATGACAAGTACTTAACTGATAACTACGGTGACACGGTAGAAATTGTTCGTTACGGCTCTTTCGACGAAGCTTACCTTGACCTAGCAAACGGCCGTGTTGCAGCGGTACTAGGTGATGCGTCAGCACTTGAAGAAGGTGTTCTAAACAAAGCGGGCGGTGAAGCGTACGAGTTTGTTGGTCCATCACTTACTGATCCAAAATGGTTCGGTGACGGCTTCGGTATTGCGGTACGTAAGCAAGACAAAGACCTAACTAAGAAAATTGACGAAGCGATCATCTCGCTACGTGAAAAGGGTATCTACCAAGATATCGCAGCTAAATACTTCAACTACGACGTATACGGTCAGTAA
- a CDS encoding ABC transporter permease — protein MFDLQGYEASILNGAVLTIQVALLSLFLAMVLGMLGALAKLAPYRWARAIATLYTTIIRGIPDLVLMMLIFFGGQILLNNSLYSINEWLNEWFTSSDPNHEWTSYLPDYIDVSPFIAGVLTIGFIFGAYMAETFRGAIMAVDSGEMEAAKAYGMSPVKAFYRILLPQMIRHALPGFGNNWLVLLKTTALVSIIGLEDMVRVSALAAGSTKMPFTFYMAVALIFLFFTSVSTGLLKLVERKFSIHAR, from the coding sequence ATGTTTGATTTACAAGGGTATGAAGCTTCGATACTTAATGGAGCTGTACTCACAATTCAAGTTGCGTTGCTTTCGCTATTTCTAGCTATGGTGCTGGGGATGTTAGGCGCATTAGCAAAATTAGCACCTTATCGATGGGCAAGAGCCATTGCCACACTTTACACCACCATTATTCGCGGCATTCCAGACCTGGTATTGATGATGTTGATCTTCTTTGGTGGACAGATCCTTTTAAACAACAGTTTGTATTCCATCAATGAGTGGCTCAATGAGTGGTTCACTTCTAGCGACCCGAACCATGAATGGACGTCATACCTACCTGATTATATTGATGTTAGCCCGTTTATTGCCGGTGTGCTGACCATTGGATTCATTTTTGGCGCTTATATGGCCGAAACGTTCCGCGGCGCGATCATGGCGGTTGATTCTGGAGAGATGGAAGCAGCAAAAGCTTACGGTATGAGCCCTGTTAAGGCATTTTACCGCATACTGCTTCCTCAGATGATTCGACACGCATTGCCGGGCTTTGGCAACAACTGGCTTGTATTGCTCAAAACAACCGCTCTAGTGTCGATTATTGGTCTAGAAGATATGGTACGAGTCAGCGCACTAGCGGCAGGTTCAACGAAGATGCCATTTACTTTTTACATGGCAGTCGCACTGATTTTCTTATTCTTTACCAGTGTTTCAACCGGCTTATTAAAGCTCGTTGAACGTAAATTTAGTATTCACGCGAGGTAA
- a CDS encoding ABC transporter permease, which yields MDFSLIVESFPIYLSGLWTTAWMVLVALIIGLFVAIPLAIARNSHNMLINGPAWSFIYFFRGTPLLVQLYLIYYGMDQFFPVKDTLWENAWFCALVAFILNTSAYTAEIIRGAINGLPKGEVEAAKAYGMSTSKTYRRIILPSALRRALPAYSNEVIFMLHGSAVAGIVTIMDLTGAARLVNSRYYAPFESFLTAGLFYMALTFIIIALFKHAEKRFLAYLRPLS from the coding sequence ATGGACTTTTCATTGATTGTCGAAAGTTTTCCAATTTACCTGAGCGGTCTTTGGACAACGGCGTGGATGGTATTAGTCGCGCTAATTATCGGTCTTTTTGTGGCTATCCCACTGGCGATAGCGCGCAACAGCCATAACATGCTGATTAATGGGCCAGCGTGGTCATTTATCTACTTTTTCCGTGGCACGCCACTCTTGGTTCAACTGTATCTTATCTATTACGGTATGGACCAATTCTTCCCTGTAAAAGACACATTATGGGAGAACGCCTGGTTCTGTGCTTTGGTTGCATTCATTCTAAACACCTCGGCTTACACCGCAGAGATTATCCGAGGTGCGATTAATGGTTTGCCGAAAGGTGAAGTTGAAGCTGCGAAAGCGTATGGCATGAGCACATCGAAAACTTACCGCCGCATTATTTTACCAAGCGCTCTACGTCGAGCACTACCAGCATACAGTAACGAAGTCATCTTCATGCTTCACGGTTCAGCGGTTGCAGGTATTGTAACGATTATGGATCTAACCGGTGCAGCGCGTCTGGTTAACTCACGTTACTATGCACCATTTGAATCTTTCCTCACCGCAGGTCTTTTCTATATGGCGCTAACGTTTATCATCATCGCTCTATTTAAACATGCTGAGAAACGATTCTTGGCTTACCTAAGACCACTTAGTTAA